The proteins below come from a single Zonotrichia leucophrys gambelii isolate GWCS_2022_RI chromosome 3, RI_Zleu_2.0, whole genome shotgun sequence genomic window:
- the PELI1 gene encoding E3 ubiquitin-protein ligase pellino homolog 1 isoform X1, producing the protein MYRKSKWKRGYNLEGLAHGNNEKGVPQLLISDLKFEKSLAKLMFSPDQENHPSKAPVKYGELIVLGYNGSLPNGDRGRRKSRFALFKRPKANGVKPSTVHIACTPQAAKAISNKDQHSISYTLSRAQTVVVEYTHDSNTDMFQIGRSTESPIDFVVTDTVPGSQSNSDTQSVQSTISRFACRIICERNPPFTARIYAAGFDSSKNIFLGEKAAKWKTSDGQMDGLTTNGVLVMHPRNGFTEDSKPGVWREISVCGNVFSLRETRSAQQRGKMVENETNQLQDGSLIDLCGATLLWRTAEGLARTPTVKHLEALRQEINAARPQCPVGFNTLAFPSMKRKDVVDEKQPWVYLNCGHVHGYHNWGNKEERDGKDRECPMCRSVGPYVPLWLGCEAGFYVDAGPPTHAFSPCGHVCSEKTTAYWSQIPLPHGTHTFHAACPFCAHQLAGEQGYIRLIFQGPLD; encoded by the exons gaaataatgaaaaaggtGTGCCACAACTCTTGATCAGCGACCTGAAGTTTGAGAAGTCATTAGCTAAGCTCATGTTTTCTCCTGATCAAGAAAATCATCCATCCAAAGCACCAGTCAAATATGGTGAATTGATCGTACTGGG GTACAATGGGTCTCTCCCAAATGGAGAtagagggagaaggaaaagtaggtttgctttatttaaaaggCCCAAGGCAAATGGGGTGAAACCCAGCACTGTGCACATTGCCTGTACCCCTCAAGCTGCAAAG GCAATAAGTAATAAGGACCAACACAGCATATCTTACACTTTGTCTCGGGCCCAGACTGTAGTAGTTGAATATACTCATGACAGCAACACAGATATGTTCCAG ATTGGTCGGTCAACAGAGAGCCCTATAGACTTTGTAGTAACAGATACAGTTCCTGGGAGTCAGAGTAATTCAGATACACAGTCTGTGCAGAGCACAATATCAAGGTTTGCCTGCAGAATCATATGTGAACGTAACCCTCCATTTACAGCAAGAATATATGCTGCAGGATTTGACTCctcaaaaaacatttttcttggg GAGAAAGCTGCAAAGTGGAAGACATCAGATGGGCAAATGGATGGACTAACAACAAATGGAGTTCTTGTTATGCATCCTCGTAATGGATTCACAGAAGACTCCAAGCCTGGGGTGTGGAGAGAGATTTCTGTGTGTGGGAATGTCTTCAGCCTCCGTGAAACCAGATCAGCTCaacagagggggaaaatg gTTGAGAACGAGACGAACCAGCTGCAGGACGGCTCCCTGATCGACCTGTGTGGGGCGACGCTGCTGTGGCGCACGGCCGAGGGGCTGGCGCGCACGCCCACCGTCAAGCACCTGGAGGCTCTGAGGCAGGAGATCAACGCAGCCAGGCCCCAGTGCCCCGTGGGCTTCAACACGCTGGCCTTCCCCAGCATGAAGAGAAAAGATGTTGTAGACGAGAAGCAGCCGTGGGTGTACCTGAACTGCGGCCACGTGCACGGCTACCACAACTGGGGGAACAAAGAGGAGAGGGACGGCAAGGACCGCGAGTGCCCCATGTGCCGCTCCGTCGGCCCCTACGTGCCGCTGTGGCTCGGCTGCGAGGCGGGATTTTACGTGGATGCCGGACCTCCCACTCATGCATTCAGCCCCTGTGGACACGTGTGCTCAGAAAAGACAACTGCATATTGGTCCCAAATTCCTCTTCCTCACGGTACTCACACTTTTCACGCAGCCTGTCCCTTCTGTGCGCATCAGCTGGCTGGTGAGCAGGGTTACATCAGGCTCATTTTCCAAGGGCCTCTCGACTAA
- the PELI1 gene encoding E3 ubiquitin-protein ligase pellino homolog 1 isoform X2, giving the protein MFSPDQENHPSKAPVKYGELIVLGYNGSLPNGDRGRRKSRFALFKRPKANGVKPSTVHIACTPQAAKAISNKDQHSISYTLSRAQTVVVEYTHDSNTDMFQIGRSTESPIDFVVTDTVPGSQSNSDTQSVQSTISRFACRIICERNPPFTARIYAAGFDSSKNIFLGEKAAKWKTSDGQMDGLTTNGVLVMHPRNGFTEDSKPGVWREISVCGNVFSLRETRSAQQRGKMVENETNQLQDGSLIDLCGATLLWRTAEGLARTPTVKHLEALRQEINAARPQCPVGFNTLAFPSMKRKDVVDEKQPWVYLNCGHVHGYHNWGNKEERDGKDRECPMCRSVGPYVPLWLGCEAGFYVDAGPPTHAFSPCGHVCSEKTTAYWSQIPLPHGTHTFHAACPFCAHQLAGEQGYIRLIFQGPLD; this is encoded by the exons ATGTTTTCTCCTGATCAAGAAAATCATCCATCCAAAGCACCAGTCAAATATGGTGAATTGATCGTACTGGG GTACAATGGGTCTCTCCCAAATGGAGAtagagggagaaggaaaagtaggtttgctttatttaaaaggCCCAAGGCAAATGGGGTGAAACCCAGCACTGTGCACATTGCCTGTACCCCTCAAGCTGCAAAG GCAATAAGTAATAAGGACCAACACAGCATATCTTACACTTTGTCTCGGGCCCAGACTGTAGTAGTTGAATATACTCATGACAGCAACACAGATATGTTCCAG ATTGGTCGGTCAACAGAGAGCCCTATAGACTTTGTAGTAACAGATACAGTTCCTGGGAGTCAGAGTAATTCAGATACACAGTCTGTGCAGAGCACAATATCAAGGTTTGCCTGCAGAATCATATGTGAACGTAACCCTCCATTTACAGCAAGAATATATGCTGCAGGATTTGACTCctcaaaaaacatttttcttggg GAGAAAGCTGCAAAGTGGAAGACATCAGATGGGCAAATGGATGGACTAACAACAAATGGAGTTCTTGTTATGCATCCTCGTAATGGATTCACAGAAGACTCCAAGCCTGGGGTGTGGAGAGAGATTTCTGTGTGTGGGAATGTCTTCAGCCTCCGTGAAACCAGATCAGCTCaacagagggggaaaatg gTTGAGAACGAGACGAACCAGCTGCAGGACGGCTCCCTGATCGACCTGTGTGGGGCGACGCTGCTGTGGCGCACGGCCGAGGGGCTGGCGCGCACGCCCACCGTCAAGCACCTGGAGGCTCTGAGGCAGGAGATCAACGCAGCCAGGCCCCAGTGCCCCGTGGGCTTCAACACGCTGGCCTTCCCCAGCATGAAGAGAAAAGATGTTGTAGACGAGAAGCAGCCGTGGGTGTACCTGAACTGCGGCCACGTGCACGGCTACCACAACTGGGGGAACAAAGAGGAGAGGGACGGCAAGGACCGCGAGTGCCCCATGTGCCGCTCCGTCGGCCCCTACGTGCCGCTGTGGCTCGGCTGCGAGGCGGGATTTTACGTGGATGCCGGACCTCCCACTCATGCATTCAGCCCCTGTGGACACGTGTGCTCAGAAAAGACAACTGCATATTGGTCCCAAATTCCTCTTCCTCACGGTACTCACACTTTTCACGCAGCCTGTCCCTTCTGTGCGCATCAGCTGGCTGGTGAGCAGGGTTACATCAGGCTCATTTTCCAAGGGCCTCTCGACTAA